One stretch of Streptomyces sp. NBC_01142 DNA includes these proteins:
- the tatC gene encoding twin-arginine translocase subunit TatC, whose amino-acid sequence MPLADHLRELRNRLAKAMLAITITSVVAAFYSQELMHLLASPVTACEKGVLETGGKCATIVYTDLLSPFTTTVKVVLMAGIIASCPVWLYQLWAFVAPGLHRNEKKYTYYFAAAAVPLFAAGAYLAFLVMPVSMKVLLSITPDTAANFLEVDKILDFAVRMVLIFGFSFELPLLLIMLNAAGVVTGRRMAGWWRGVVMGIFVFGAIATPSTDPVGMIALAGPIILLYFMAVGFSILNDRRRARNNPDAELDDDEASEIDLSPEALGEIESVPASRALPEQASGDADGAPANRLNGYDDIT is encoded by the coding sequence ATGCCGCTCGCGGACCATCTGCGTGAGCTGCGCAACCGGCTTGCGAAGGCGATGCTGGCGATCACGATCACATCGGTCGTGGCCGCGTTCTACAGCCAGGAGCTGATGCACCTCCTGGCCTCGCCGGTCACCGCCTGCGAAAAGGGAGTGCTCGAGACCGGCGGCAAGTGCGCCACCATCGTCTACACCGACCTGCTGTCGCCCTTCACCACCACGGTGAAGGTGGTGCTGATGGCGGGCATCATCGCGTCCTGCCCGGTCTGGCTGTACCAGCTGTGGGCGTTCGTCGCCCCGGGTCTGCACCGGAACGAGAAGAAGTACACGTACTACTTCGCCGCCGCCGCCGTTCCCCTCTTCGCGGCCGGCGCCTACCTCGCCTTCCTGGTCATGCCGGTCAGCATGAAGGTGCTGCTGAGCATCACCCCGGACACAGCCGCGAACTTCCTCGAGGTCGACAAGATTCTGGACTTCGCCGTCCGGATGGTGCTGATCTTCGGCTTCTCCTTCGAACTGCCGCTCCTGCTGATCATGCTGAATGCCGCCGGTGTGGTCACCGGGCGCCGGATGGCCGGCTGGTGGCGGGGCGTCGTCATGGGGATCTTCGTCTTCGGTGCGATCGCCACGCCCTCCACCGACCCCGTGGGCATGATCGCGCTCGCCGGACCGATCATCCTGCTCTACTTCATGGCGGTCGGCTTCTCGATCCTCAACGACAGGCGCCGCGCTCGGAACAATCCGGACGCCGAGCTCGACGACGACGAGGCCTCCGAGATCGACCTCTCTCCTGAGGCCCTCGGCGAGATCGAGTCCGTGCCCGCCAGCCGGGCACTGCCCGAGCAGGCCAGTGGTGACGCGGACGGTGCGCCGGCGAACCGGCTCAACGGTTACGACGACATCACCTGA
- the tatA gene encoding Sec-independent protein translocase subunit TatA: MFRQIGPTEIILILLVVVLLFGAKKLPEMARSLGKSARILKSEAKAMKTEGQPAATPADPPKDPAQGQAAPRTIQASPGDVTSARPVNEPTDTTPQR, translated from the coding sequence ATGTTCCGACAGATCGGCCCCACCGAGATCATTCTCATCCTGCTCGTCGTCGTCTTGCTGTTCGGAGCCAAGAAGCTTCCCGAGATGGCCCGTTCGCTGGGCAAGTCGGCCCGGATCCTGAAGAGCGAAGCCAAGGCGATGAAGACGGAGGGCCAGCCGGCTGCCACCCCGGCCGACCCGCCGAAGGACCCGGCCCAGGGTCAGGCCGCCCCTCGTACGATCCAGGCGTCGCCCGGCGATGTGACGAGCGCTCGCCCCGTGAACGAGCCCACCGACACCACCCCCCAGCGCTGA
- a CDS encoding YafY family protein, which produces MAANAIDQTRRMLSLVTYLRERPGARVGDVARAFGITEDELISDLDVLPMCGTSFRGGDLLDIDTDGDRIWWHNPDDVAEPLRLAADEATALLVAARAVATLPGLRESDREALLRATAKLEAAAGEAAGASSRLSVTFESEGGVFADVDRAISERRRLWLRYYSPARDELTEREVDPIRLFAVGHTYMEAWCRLSEARRTFRLDRVAEIRLLDAPAAPPEIELRDLSEGLVQPSADDPEVVVEVGPGGRWVAEYYPHDSAEELAEGGLRITLRTPAPASLRRLALRLGGDGRIVSPKDLADSARLAAREALAAYDGQE; this is translated from the coding sequence ATGGCCGCCAACGCCATTGACCAGACCAGGCGGATGCTCTCGCTGGTGACCTATCTGCGCGAGCGCCCCGGCGCGCGCGTCGGGGATGTCGCCCGGGCCTTCGGGATCACCGAGGACGAGCTGATCTCCGATCTCGACGTACTGCCGATGTGCGGAACCAGTTTCCGCGGCGGCGATCTGCTCGACATCGACACCGACGGTGACCGGATCTGGTGGCACAACCCCGACGATGTCGCGGAGCCGCTGCGGCTCGCGGCCGACGAGGCAACCGCCCTGCTGGTCGCCGCGCGTGCCGTCGCCACACTCCCCGGGCTGCGCGAGAGCGACCGGGAGGCGCTGCTGCGGGCCACCGCCAAGCTGGAGGCCGCGGCGGGCGAGGCGGCCGGCGCGAGCTCGCGACTCTCGGTCACCTTCGAGTCCGAGGGCGGCGTCTTCGCCGATGTGGACCGGGCGATCTCGGAGCGCCGGCGGCTGTGGCTGCGGTACTACTCGCCCGCGCGTGACGAGCTCACCGAGCGCGAGGTCGACCCGATCCGGCTCTTCGCCGTCGGCCATACGTACATGGAGGCCTGGTGCCGCCTCTCCGAGGCGCGCAGAACCTTCCGCCTCGACCGGGTGGCCGAGATCAGACTGCTGGACGCCCCGGCCGCACCGCCCGAGATCGAGCTGCGCGATCTGTCGGAGGGGCTGGTGCAGCCGTCGGCGGACGATCCGGAGGTCGTGGTCGAGGTCGGTCCCGGCGGCCGCTGGGTCGCCGAGTACTACCCGCACGACAGCGCGGAGGAGCTGGCGGAGGGTGGCCTGCGCATCACCTTGCGTACGCCTGCGCCGGCCTCGCTGCGCCGGCTCGCACTGCGGCTCGGCGGGGACGGGCGGATCGTGTCGCCCAAGGACCTGGCGGACAGCGCCCGGCTGGCGGCGCGAGAGGCGCTGGCGGCCTATGACGGACAGGAATAA
- a CDS encoding YafY family protein, giving the protein MAIAKAERLMNLALCLLGTRRPLSKRELRGSIEAYLEAGSDDSFNRMFERDKDDLRELGLVIETVENLDGDIGYLARRDSNRLPAITLDAEEAAALGLAAKVWQQARLAGAANGALQKLRAAGMPEAEDSYEAHHSALEPRIPVHEAAFEPLMLACRDRRPVVFDYRKANAARPEQRHVEPWTLECWRGHWYLAGWDRDRGAERVFRLSRITGKVRSRAGSFTAPVPDVVTVRETVESWAGETATRSALIRLRSGCGYPLRSRAQSIRELGEGWDELEIPYGHGLDAWLVEFGPDVVVVEPADLRADVVDRLRAVAKG; this is encoded by the coding sequence ATGGCCATTGCCAAGGCCGAGCGGCTGATGAATCTGGCGCTGTGCCTGCTGGGGACGCGGCGCCCGCTCAGCAAGCGCGAGCTGCGCGGGTCCATCGAGGCCTATCTGGAAGCCGGCTCCGACGACTCCTTCAACCGGATGTTCGAGCGCGACAAGGACGATCTGCGCGAACTCGGCCTGGTCATCGAGACGGTGGAAAACCTCGACGGGGACATCGGATATCTCGCCCGCCGCGACTCCAACCGGCTGCCCGCGATCACGCTCGACGCCGAGGAGGCCGCGGCGCTGGGCCTGGCGGCCAAGGTCTGGCAGCAGGCCCGGCTGGCCGGAGCCGCCAACGGCGCCCTGCAGAAGCTGCGCGCGGCCGGTATGCCCGAGGCCGAGGATTCCTACGAAGCGCACCACAGCGCCCTCGAACCCCGTATTCCCGTGCACGAGGCCGCCTTCGAGCCGCTGATGCTCGCCTGCCGCGACCGCCGTCCCGTCGTCTTCGACTACCGCAAGGCGAACGCCGCGCGCCCGGAGCAGCGCCATGTCGAGCCATGGACGCTCGAGTGCTGGCGCGGCCACTGGTATCTGGCGGGCTGGGACCGGGACCGGGGCGCCGAGCGTGTCTTCCGGCTCTCCCGTATCACCGGCAAGGTCCGCTCGCGCGCCGGTTCCTTCACCGCACCCGTGCCCGATGTCGTCACCGTCCGGGAGACCGTCGAGAGCTGGGCGGGTGAGACCGCGACCCGGTCCGCGCTGATCCGGCTGCGCTCGGGCTGCGGCTATCCGCTGCGCTCCAGAGCGCAGTCGATACGGGAACTGGGGGAGGGCTGGGACGAGTTGGAGATTCCGTACGGACACGGTCTGGACGCCTGGCTCGTGGAGTTCGGCCCGGACGTGGTCGTAGTGGAGCCCGCAGATCTGCGGGCCGATGTGGTGGACCGGCTGCGCGCCGTGGCCAAGGGCTGA
- a CDS encoding FKBP-type peptidyl-prolyl cis-trans isomerase has protein sequence MSIEKPEIDFPGGEPPAELEIKDIWEGDGPVAKAGDTVAVHYVGVAFSTGEEFDASWNSGAPLRFRLGVGQVISGWDQGVQGMKVGGRRQLIIPAHLAYGDRGAGSRIAPGETLIFVCDLVSV, from the coding sequence GTGAGCATCGAGAAGCCCGAGATCGACTTCCCGGGCGGCGAGCCGCCGGCCGAGCTGGAGATCAAGGACATCTGGGAGGGCGACGGGCCGGTCGCCAAGGCGGGCGACACCGTCGCCGTCCACTACGTGGGCGTGGCCTTCTCCACCGGCGAGGAGTTCGACGCTTCCTGGAACAGTGGTGCGCCGCTGAGGTTCCGGCTCGGTGTCGGCCAGGTCATCTCCGGCTGGGACCAGGGCGTGCAGGGTATGAAGGTCGGCGGCCGTCGCCAGCTGATCATCCCCGCGCACCTCGCGTACGGCGACCGCGGTGCCGGTAGCCGCATCGCGCCGGGCGAGACGCTGATCTTCGTCTGCGACCTGGTCTCCGTCTGA
- a CDS encoding FKBP-type peptidyl-prolyl cis-trans isomerase: MRRLAGLLVVPLLLLTAACGSDDKDSDSTSSKSELPAITAGAKFGEKPTLAKGEGDPPKELKVEVLSEGDGAKTKKGDALQVNYLGQTWVSDKPFDNSFDRKQPLDLTLGAGDVIPGWEKGLEGQKVGSRIEMSIPPDLGYGSQAKGDQIPANSTLVFVVDILKATTLPVSAKGTEVAQDNIDLPKVGTNTDGKAPSVTFPKSDPPTKLVSNYILESKGDALNATDSAVVRYEAYLWKGGKKFDSTYQAGKTQTFPLAQVTLKGLKDGLVGKKVGSRVLLVIPPDQGFGDKETQGIPKNSTLVFVVDVLAKV; the protein is encoded by the coding sequence GTGCGCCGACTTGCCGGCCTTCTCGTCGTCCCGCTGCTGCTGTTGACAGCAGCGTGCGGCAGCGATGACAAGGACTCCGACTCCACCTCGTCCAAGAGCGAACTGCCCGCGATCACCGCCGGCGCCAAGTTCGGCGAGAAGCCGACTCTGGCGAAGGGAGAAGGTGATCCGCCCAAGGAGCTGAAGGTCGAGGTGCTCAGCGAGGGCGACGGCGCGAAGACCAAGAAGGGCGACGCCCTCCAGGTCAACTACCTGGGGCAGACCTGGGTTTCGGACAAGCCGTTCGACAACAGCTTCGACCGCAAGCAGCCGCTCGATCTGACCCTCGGCGCCGGCGATGTCATCCCGGGCTGGGAGAAGGGCCTCGAGGGCCAGAAGGTCGGCAGCCGCATCGAGATGTCGATCCCGCCGGACCTCGGTTACGGGTCGCAGGCCAAGGGTGACCAGATTCCGGCCAACTCCACCCTGGTCTTCGTCGTCGACATCCTCAAGGCGACCACCCTCCCCGTCTCCGCCAAGGGCACCGAGGTCGCCCAGGACAACATCGACCTGCCCAAGGTCGGCACCAACACCGACGGCAAGGCGCCGTCCGTCACGTTCCCCAAGAGCGACCCGCCCACCAAGCTCGTCTCCAACTACATCCTGGAGAGCAAGGGCGACGCGCTCAATGCCACGGACAGCGCGGTCGTGAGGTACGAGGCGTATCTGTGGAAGGGCGGCAAGAAGTTCGACTCCACGTACCAGGCGGGCAAGACCCAGACCTTCCCCCTGGCGCAGGTGACGCTCAAGGGTCTCAAGGACGGCCTCGTGGGCAAGAAGGTCGGCAGCCGTGTGCTGCTCGTCATTCCGCCGGACCAGGGCTTCGGCGACAAGGAAACGCAGGGCATCCCCAAGAACTCCACGCTGGTCTTCGTCGTGGACGTCCTGGCCAAGGTGTAA
- the pafA gene encoding Pup--protein ligase, translated as MDRRIFGLENEYGVTCTFRGQRRLSPDEVARYLFRRVVSWGRSSNVFLRNGARLYLDVGSHPEYATPECDNVTELVTHDKAGERILEGLLVDAERRLHEEGIAGDVYLFKNNTDSAGNSYGCHENYLVARHGEFSRLADILIPFLVTRQLLCGAGKVLQTPRGAVYCVSQRAEHIWEGVSSATTRSRPIINTRDEPHADAERYRRLHVIVGDSNMSETTMLLKVGATDLVLRMIEAGTVMRDLTLENPIRAIREVSHDITGQRKVRLASGREASALEVQREYYEKAVDFVERRGIRTGTVEQVLELWGRTLDAIDAEDLDRIGTEIDWVMKYKLIERYRAKHNMTMSHPRVAQIDLAYHDIHRRRGLYYLLEKRGQAARICNDLKIFEGKSVPPQTTRARLRGDFIRRAQEQRRDFTVDWVHLKLNDQAQRTVLCKDPFRSVDDRVEKLIAGM; from the coding sequence ATGGACCGCCGCATTTTCGGGCTGGAGAACGAGTACGGCGTCACGTGCACGTTCAGGGGACAGCGCCGACTGTCACCTGACGAAGTGGCGCGCTACCTCTTCCGCCGTGTTGTCTCATGGGGCCGCAGCAGCAATGTCTTCCTGCGGAACGGCGCCCGCCTCTACCTCGACGTGGGTTCGCATCCGGAATACGCAACTCCCGAATGCGACAACGTGACCGAACTGGTCACCCACGACAAGGCCGGCGAGCGCATTCTCGAAGGCCTGCTCGTCGACGCCGAACGCCGCCTGCACGAGGAGGGAATCGCGGGCGACGTCTATCTCTTCAAGAACAACACCGACTCGGCGGGAAACTCCTACGGCTGCCACGAGAACTATCTCGTCGCCCGCCACGGAGAGTTCTCCCGGCTCGCGGACATCCTCATTCCGTTCCTGGTCACCCGTCAGCTGCTGTGCGGCGCGGGCAAGGTGCTGCAGACCCCGCGCGGCGCGGTCTACTGCGTCAGCCAGCGCGCCGAACACATCTGGGAGGGCGTCAGCTCCGCCACCACCCGCTCGCGCCCGATCATCAACACCCGGGACGAACCGCACGCGGACGCGGAGCGGTACCGCCGCCTCCATGTCATCGTGGGCGACTCGAACATGTCCGAGACGACCATGCTGCTCAAGGTCGGCGCGACCGACCTCGTACTGCGCATGATCGAGGCGGGCACAGTGATGCGCGACCTGACCCTGGAGAACCCCATTCGGGCGATCCGCGAGGTCAGCCACGACATCACCGGGCAGCGCAAGGTGCGCCTGGCCAGCGGACGCGAGGCATCCGCTCTCGAGGTGCAGCGCGAGTACTACGAGAAGGCCGTGGACTTCGTCGAGCGGCGCGGGATCCGCACCGGCACGGTCGAGCAGGTCCTCGAGCTCTGGGGCCGCACCCTGGACGCGATCGACGCGGAGGACCTCGACCGGATCGGTACCGAGATCGACTGGGTGATGAAGTACAAGCTCATCGAGCGGTACCGGGCCAAGCACAACATGACCATGTCGCATCCGCGGGTCGCTCAGATAGACCTCGCGTATCACGACATCCACCGCCGTCGCGGGCTGTACTACCTCCTGGAGAAGCGCGGACAGGCCGCACGTATCTGCAACGACCTGAAGATCTTCGAGGGCAAGTCGGTGCCCCCGCAGACCACCAGGGCGCGGCTGCGCGGCGACTTCATCCGCCGGGCGCAGGAGCAGCGGCGGGACTTCACGGTCGACTGGGTGCACCTCAAGCTCAATGACCAGGCGCAGCGCACGGTGCTGTGCAAGGACCCGTTCCGGTCGGTCGACGACCGGGTGGAGAAGCTGATCGCCGGGATGTAG